One genomic segment of Linepithema humile isolate Giens D197 chromosome 5, Lhum_UNIL_v1.0, whole genome shotgun sequence includes these proteins:
- the Gnmt gene encoding glycine N-methyltransferase isoform X1 translates to MQNGYDEGPSGRSRVLFQNLMMVDSVHRTRTPAEDVQDQYADGKAAKIWEVFIGDKQQRTQNYRDFLVGLLQRNGCRRILDVACGTGIDSVMLLEEGFEVISIDASDKMLKYALKCRWDRRKESAFDNWVIEEANWLTLSSDISHLIGEGFDAVICLGNSFAHMPDSFGDQREQRRALRNFERCVKPGGLLFIDHRNYDYIIETGKTPPRSIYYNSQHMTDIKTSVLYVAGKPVTVMMDYVIALDEKDKNNPQAVNEFRLSYYPHKLSIFRDMLAETFDHRANYTIYGDFKPLNRVKNPGFYIHVLEKQR, encoded by the exons ATGCAGAACGGCTATGATGAAGGCCCATCTGGACGATCTCGTG TTTTGTTCCAAAATCTCATGATGGTGGATTCCGTACACCGTACTCGTACGCCAGCCGAGGATGTGCAAGATCAATACGCGGATGGCAAAGCGGCGAAGATCTGGGAAGTCTTTATCGGCGACAAGCAGCAGCGTACGCAGAACTACCGAGACTTCCTGGTGGGCTTGCTTCAACGTAATGGATGCCGCCGAATATTGGATGTTGCCTGCGGCACCGGCATCGATTCCGTGATGCTGCTCGAAGAGGGCTTCGAGGTCATCAGCATCGACGCCTCTGATAAGATGCTCAAGTACGCGCTGAAATGCAGATGGGATCGTAGGAAGGAGTCTGCCTTTGACAACTGGG TGATTGAAGAGGCAAATTGGCTGACTCTATCTAGCGATATTAGTCATCTCATTGGAGAAGGTTTTGATGCCGTTATATGCTTGGGAAACAGTTTCGCTCATATGCCTGATTCTTTTGGTGATCAGAGAGAGCAAAg GCGAGCTTTGAGGAACTTCGAGCGTTGCGTAAAGCCAGGAGGTTTACTGTTCATTGATCACAGAAATTATGATTACATAATCGAAACCGGCAAAACTCCCCCAAGAtccatatattataat AGTCAGCATATGACGGATATCAAAACGTCGGTGCTCTACGTGGCCGGAAAGCCTGTGACCGTTATGATGGATTATGTAATCGCTCTAGACGAGAAGGACAAAAATAATCCTCAGGCCGTCAACGAGTTCAGGCTGTCGTATTATCCTcacaaattatcaattttccgCGATATGCTGGCCGAGACGTTTGATCACAGAGCAAACTACACTATTTATGGCGATTTCAAGCCGCTCAATCGCGTGAAGAATCCTGGATTCTACATCCACGTGCTGGAAAAACAACGTTAA
- the Gnmt gene encoding glycine N-methyltransferase isoform X2, translating into MMVDSVHRTRTPAEDVQDQYADGKAAKIWEVFIGDKQQRTQNYRDFLVGLLQRNGCRRILDVACGTGIDSVMLLEEGFEVISIDASDKMLKYALKCRWDRRKESAFDNWVIEEANWLTLSSDISHLIGEGFDAVICLGNSFAHMPDSFGDQREQRRALRNFERCVKPGGLLFIDHRNYDYIIETGKTPPRSIYYNSQHMTDIKTSVLYVAGKPVTVMMDYVIALDEKDKNNPQAVNEFRLSYYPHKLSIFRDMLAETFDHRANYTIYGDFKPLNRVKNPGFYIHVLEKQR; encoded by the exons ATGATGGTGGATTCCGTACACCGTACTCGTACGCCAGCCGAGGATGTGCAAGATCAATACGCGGATGGCAAAGCGGCGAAGATCTGGGAAGTCTTTATCGGCGACAAGCAGCAGCGTACGCAGAACTACCGAGACTTCCTGGTGGGCTTGCTTCAACGTAATGGATGCCGCCGAATATTGGATGTTGCCTGCGGCACCGGCATCGATTCCGTGATGCTGCTCGAAGAGGGCTTCGAGGTCATCAGCATCGACGCCTCTGATAAGATGCTCAAGTACGCGCTGAAATGCAGATGGGATCGTAGGAAGGAGTCTGCCTTTGACAACTGGG TGATTGAAGAGGCAAATTGGCTGACTCTATCTAGCGATATTAGTCATCTCATTGGAGAAGGTTTTGATGCCGTTATATGCTTGGGAAACAGTTTCGCTCATATGCCTGATTCTTTTGGTGATCAGAGAGAGCAAAg GCGAGCTTTGAGGAACTTCGAGCGTTGCGTAAAGCCAGGAGGTTTACTGTTCATTGATCACAGAAATTATGATTACATAATCGAAACCGGCAAAACTCCCCCAAGAtccatatattataat AGTCAGCATATGACGGATATCAAAACGTCGGTGCTCTACGTGGCCGGAAAGCCTGTGACCGTTATGATGGATTATGTAATCGCTCTAGACGAGAAGGACAAAAATAATCCTCAGGCCGTCAACGAGTTCAGGCTGTCGTATTATCCTcacaaattatcaattttccgCGATATGCTGGCCGAGACGTTTGATCACAGAGCAAACTACACTATTTATGGCGATTTCAAGCCGCTCAATCGCGTGAAGAATCCTGGATTCTACATCCACGTGCTGGAAAAACAACGTTAA
- the LOC105675126 gene encoding zinc finger protein 706, with product MARGQQKIQSQAKAAEKSAKLKKQQGHSANDQKKAAQKALVHVCSVCKAQMPDPKTYKQHFENKHPKNGLPDDLKNI from the exons ATGGCCCGTGGACAGCAAAAAATACAATCTCAAGCCAAGGCAGCTGAGAAAAGTGCGAAACTAAAAAAGCAGCAAGGACATAGCGCCAATGATCAGAAAAAGGCAGCACAGAAAGCACTTGTACATGTGTGTTCTGTATGCAAG gcTCAGATGCCAGATCCTAAAACGTACAAGCAACACTTTGAGAATAAACATCCCAAGAATGGTTTACCGGAcgatttaaagaatatatga
- the LOC105675124 gene encoding uncharacterized protein codes for MGQHFASLREFFRMDGERQPTEICANALSQPLPLDMVNRDGTESLPENETNGNVPVMNSNILPNRPECKSEGNLDNDRLNLDVDNHNSRFETLYSQPVETQDAKQVCNNGNVTSEPSFRQQQDACCSSPGGSNSSSSSEDSPVNPPLRRSSKTLSFGKRKNKQRNKDQSPVCNHVLSSKKKRSNWVLKFNCAKSKSSKNTDIIPGQGNSNSDCVCTGYRRTEEHPMGAGIVFNSRSAPQSPVLGPLPPSPVIDLSRFNPEEFPMEDCDERARMQRAREMEEGVEPPPGYRPNYPTGIQVHPNGITVDSLAALFQAHAGIQAAALTALSQIDFTLIPNIERPAHTQIDYVHCLVPDLRSITACSFYWGKMDRYEAERLLEGKQEGTFLLRDSAQEEFLFSVSFRKYGRSLHARIEQWNHKFSFDSHDPGVYASETVCGLIEHYKDPSCCMFFEPMLTIPLHRNFTFPLQHLCRAVITTRTTYDGINKLQLPKTLKSYLKEYHYKQRVRVRQLDMDNDPQTDCRSISCLPI; via the exons ATGGGACAGCACTTTGCTAGTCTCAGAGAGTTCTTTAGAATGGATGGTGAGAGACAGCCTACTGAGATATGCGCTAACGCGCTCAGCCAACCATTGCCTTTGGACATGGTGAATCGAGATGGCACTGAGAGTTTGCCCGAGAATGAAACCAATGGCAATGTACCTGTAATGAACTCTAATATACTGCCGAACAGACCAGAATGTAAATCAGAGGGAAATTTGGACAACGATCGTTTAAACTTAGATGTAGATAACCATAATTCTAGATTCGAAACTTTGTATAGTCAACCCGTTGAAACTCAGGATGCGAAACAAGTTTGTAATAATGGCAATGTTACTAGCGAGCCATCGTTTAGGCAGCAACAGGACGCGTGCTGCAGTAGTCCTGGTGGTAGCAATAGTAGTAGCAGTTCCGAAGATAGTCCTGTAAATCCACCTTTGAGAAGATCCTCTAAAACTTTATCAtttggaaagagaaaaa ATAAACAGCGCAACAAAGATCAAAGCCCAGTGTGTAATCACGTCTTATCGTCGAAGAAGAAACGTAGCAACTGGGTGTTGAAATTTAATTGCGCCAAGAGCAAAAGCTCTAAAAACACGGACATTATTCCCGGCCAAGGGAATAGTAATTCAGATTGCGTATGCACCGGTTACAGGAGAACTGAGGAGCATCCTATGGGTGCAGGTATCGTGTTTAATAGTCGATCCGCACCGCAGAGTCCCGTTCTCGGACCTCTGCCACCTAGCCCTGTAATTGATTTATCGCGATTTAACCCCGAGGAATTTCCTATGGAG GATTGCGACGAACGTGCGCGAATGCAGCGCGCTCGAGAGATGGAGGAGGGTGTCGAGCCTCCACCTGGTTATAGGCCTAATTATCCTACGGGAATACAAGTTCATCCTAATGGAATAACAGTGGACAGTTTGGCGGCATTGTTCCAAGCACATGCCGGTATTCAAGCTGCCGCGCTTACAGCCTTATCGCAGATTGACTTTACGTTAATTCCAAATATCGAAAGACCCGCGCACACTCAG ATTGATTATGTTCACTGTCTCGTGCCGGACTTAAGGTCGATTACGGCCTGCTCTTTTTATTGGGGAAAGATGGATCGTTACGAGGCAGAGCGCTTGTTAGAGGGCAAGCAGGAAGGTACATTTTTGCTACGAGACTCCGCGCAGGAGGAGTTTTTGTTTTCCGTGAGCTTCCGCAAGTATGGGCGCTCGTTGCACGCGCGGATCGAGCAGTGGAATCACAAATTTAGCTTTGATTCGCACGACCCAGGAGTCTACGCTTCCGAAACA GTATGCGGCTTGATCGAGCACTATAAAGATCCCTCGTGTTGCATGTTTTTCGAGCCCATGCTCACTATTCCGTTGCACCGAAATTTCACGTTTCCGCTGCAACACCTGTGCAGAGCGGTGATAACCACGCGGACAACGTACGATGGCATAAACAAGCTGCAATTGCCAAAGACACTTAAGAGCTATCTCAAGGAGTACCATTATAAGCAGAGAGTACGAGTCAGGCAGTTAGACATGGATAACGATCCACAGACGGACTGCAGATCCATATCATGTTTACCGATATGA
- the LOC105675127 gene encoding serine palmitoyltransferase small subunit B: protein MVNPVQSLRAFLKYWYFRYMLVTELYMVEQWERDFINIFFIAMFFLFFIFNYKVLLPVTQYVLES, encoded by the exons ATGGTTAATCCTGTACAAAGTTTACGAGCTTTCCTAAAGTATTGGTATTTCCGATATATGCTCGTAACAGAGCTGTACATGGTTGAACAATGGGAGAGAGATTTTATAA atatcttttttatagcaatgttctttctctttttcatcttCAACTACAAAGTACTACTGCCAGTTACACAATACGTATTAGAAAGTTAA
- the Datp gene encoding bis(5'-nucleosyl)-tetraphosphatase [asymmetrical], translating into MTQPRACGLVIFRRVQGTIQYLLMQTSYGQHHWTPPKGHVDPGESDMETALRETQEEAGFVSSDLKIFEDAKHEMTYQVKGVPKIVIYWLAELLNPDKSVKLSNEHQAYEWLSLRDACNLAKYAEMQKALNEFDKYISQKLA; encoded by the exons ATGACACAACCGCGTGCTTGTGGTCTCGTCATTTTTCGCCGGGTCCAAGGGACCATTCAGTATCTATTGATGCAAACATCGTATGGACAACATCACTGGACGCCACCTAAAG GTCACGTCGATCCAGGTGAATCTGACATGGAAACGGCATTGCGCGAGACGCAGGAGGAGGCTGGTTTTGTGTCAAGCGATCTGAAAATCTTCGAGGACGCGAAACACGAAATGACCTATCAGGTGAAAGGCGTGCCGAAGATCGTTATCTACTGGTTAGCAGAGCTGCTCAATCCGGACAAGTCCGTGAAACTGTCGAACGAGCATCAGGCATACGAGTGGCTTTCATTGCGCGATGCTTGCAATTTGGCAAAATACGCCGAAATGCAAAAAGCGCTGAATGAATTcgacaaatatatatctcaGAAGCTAGCGTAA